DNA from Fibrobacter sp. UWB15:
TTGCCTAACGCCACGCGCGTGGAGCAACGTTGCTGGGACAATCCCGAAAAGGGCGAATGGGTTGAAACTCTCGATAAGGCTGTTCGCGCTTTGAAGGGCGATACTATCCTGATTCCTCACAGCTTGGGTGTTTGCACCACCGTAAACTGGCTTTTAAAGGCCGCTTCGTGCGGAGGCGTGCCTGCGCACGTCAAGGGTGCATTCCTCGTTTCTCCGAGCGATGTTGACAATATAGACGTCATCAAGAGCTTTGCTCCCATGCCGCTTGAAAAGTTGCCGATTCCTGCTTGTGTGGTGGCCAGCGAAAACGATCCGTTTGTCACCATGGAACGTTCGCTGTTCTTCGCAAACGCCTGGGGCGTTAAGGTCTACAACGCCGGCGCTCTTGGCCACATCAATTCTGATTCCGACCTTCGCGAATGGGAACAAGGCCGCGGCTTCCTCGCCGAATTCGAATCAAGCCTTTAAATGAAAACGCCCCGACATTGTCGGGGCGAAATTATGCGATAGAGCTGTTTTTTACTCGCCTAAGCAAGAATCCATTGCAGCGATAATCTTACCCTTATCCATGTGCTGGCCGATGAAGACGAGTCGGATAATACGGTCGCCGTACTTTTCGTCCCACACCTTAAGCAAGTCCGGATTTTCACGCAGAATTCGCTTCTGTTCGGCTTCGCTTTCGCTTGCAAACCAAGGACCGAAATTCTGGGCAGATGCCTGCTTACCAGCCTGTTCGAATAGGTAGCTGTTATCGCGTTCGTCTTCGAACCACACGAGACCCTTGGTGCGGATAATGCTAGTCGGGTAGTCGTCAAGCAACACTTCAAAGCGTTCACGAATCAACGGACGGCGGCGTTCGTACACGAACGTGCCGATGCCGTATTCGTCACCATGCGGATGGTCCTTGTCATGGTGGTGACCGCAGTGGCACACGCCGTGTTCATGGTCGCAGTGACTGTGGTCTTCGTGCTCATGCTCGTGATCATGATGATGCTCGTGTTCGTCATGATCGTCGTCATCGTGGTCATGATGGTGGTGCTCATGCTCGTCGTGGTCATCGTCATCGTGGTCATGATGGTGGTGCTCATGCTCGTCGTGGTCATCGTCATCGTCTTCAGGAGACGTTTCTTTCATGAGTTCCTTGGCCCAGGCGGCGGAGTTGCCGACCTTTTCGAAATCGAACTGCTTGGTGTCCAAGATATCCTTCATTTCGACCTTGCCGTAATTCGTCTCGATCATCTTGGCATCGGGCTGCAAGGCGCGAACCACGGCCTTCACGTGTTCAAGGTCTGTTTTAGACAAACTATCAACCTTGTTCATCACAATCGTGTTGCAGAATTCAATCTGCTGGATGAGCAGGTTGGCGATGTCTTCTTCTTCGAGATCCTTGTCGAGCAGTTTCTGTCCGCCGGCGAATTCGTCGGCGAGGCGAGCCACGTCAACAACGGATACGATGTTGTCCAGGTGGCAGGGGAGTGGGCGGCCGTCGCGGCTCTGCAACTGGGCACCGGCCATGCAAATCGTTTGTGCGATAGGAATCGGTTCGCAAATGCCGCTTGCTTCAATCAAAATGTAGTCGAACTTGTTCATTTCCAACAGTTCGGCAATTTGTTCCAAAAGGTCGGTCTTCAGGGAGCAGCAAATGCAGCCGTTAGACAGCGGCACCACCTTGCCGGAGTCTTCTTTAGTAATGTTTCCGCCCTTTTCGATGAGCGTCTGGTCGATGTTCACTTCGCCGATGTCGTTTACAATCACAGCGACATGGTAACCTTGCTGGTTGTTGAGAACAAAATTGAGAAGGGTGGTTTTTCCGGCTCCGAGGTAGCCGGTGAGCAGCGTAATAGGTACTGACTTTTTCATAGTATCCCCAAATTTAGCTTTTTTTGCTTTTTTCGGCAAAAAACATAAAAAAAACTAGCCCAGCAGAGCCGGACTAGTTTTTTGGGGGTTAGGAGGAGAACAAAGAGTTCTGTCGTATAAGATATAAAAATTTGGATGTTCCGACAAGTAAATAACTGAAATATTTCTTACATATTCCTTATTTTTGTAATTTTTGTGTGATTTTGAAGGAAGTGATGGTACAAAATGTCCCATTTTCGCTTTTTGGGGGCTTTGATCGATGCTTTTGTAATCAAAGGTTCATTTTTGAGCCAAAAACGGCTATATTTGCTTGATGAATGGAGATTCTATGAATTGTCGAATACTGATGCGTTTCGTCGGAACTACCGATGAACTTTCCGCCGTTTATGATGCCCTGATGGAGCAGTACCCCGAAATGGACCTGCCCAGCGAGGACTCTGGCGAGTGGTACTCGGTTGACGACGTCATGATGGATGAATATGAATGCCGTTTCGAAGAATTGCCCGAAGGCGAACTCTTGGCAATGGATGGCTCCGTACTCATCGAAGATGAACTTCCCGAAGATTTCTTTGCCGATCTTATGGATCGCTTCGAACGCGTGTACGGCGCATTCAAGTGGTCTTCTTTAGATGTGGGCGTGGGCTGCGGTGTCAGCGATGGCTGGGGCGAATTCAACCCGGACTACGCCGACGATTATTCCGACGAAGCCAACGAAATTTCCGAAGCTGTCCTCGGTTTTTGATTCTCTATTTAATAATTAATTTGTCTGTGATTTCAGTAAGCATGCGTTCATGCGTGCAGACTTCAGGCGAAACGCCCTCAATAGAACCGGTGCTGTAAAAGCTCGTGCAGGCGCATTCATGGGCGCAACAGCGGTAGCGTATGTCGCAACCTTCGCATTCTTTTTTGTCGTTGTCCAAGAACAGTCTAATTTGTTCGCAGGCGTCTTCGTTAAATCCGGTGAAGACGTTACCTTGTAAGTAAGGCGGATTATTGTTTGAGGTAATGAACCTGGTGCAAGGGAACATGTTGCCATTGGTCGCAACGCCAATGGCTCCGTTGTATACATGGCAAGAATATTGCCTATACCGTAAATTCGTAAGGTATAATTTTATTTTGTCCTGAATCGTGCCCAAGAACATCTTGTCGCCTTTATCGCGACATTTCTTCCAGTACAAAGCCATCTTCTGGTATTGTAGGGCGAGCCTGTCAAAATCTTCGCCGGTCCATTTGCCGTCAAAGTCGACGCTCGTGGTAAGGCTCCTGAATCCCTGCTCATGCAGCCACTTGACGCTGTCGGCAAGGGTTTCTATGTGGGCTCGCGTTACGGTGCTTAGAGCGACTGCGCCTAACTTTACGAATCGCGGAATGTTCTTTTTGATTTCCTTGAAACTCCCGCAGCCGTTTATGGTACGGCGAGCAATGTCGTGGTGGTGTTCCGGACCGTCAAGCGAAAGGTAAATGCGAAAATGCTCGCGTTCGCAAAAGTCAAAAAAAGAATCGTCAAAGAGCGTGCCGTTCGTGTTGACTGCAAAATTGAGCTTGAAGTTGCTGGGCGCTTCGCCTTTGTCCATGGACTCGGCAAGGAATGCCTTGGCGATGTTCACGCCCTTGAAAATAGCGTCCTTGCGCAACAATGGCTCGCCACCGAAAAAGGTGATGTTCAGATAAGTCTGCCTGAAAAACAGGCTGCGCTCTAGCCCCACGCGAATCGCCTGCTCGAGCGTTTTGTCATCCATCACGTTGTGGCGAGCGGATTGCGTGTCCTTGTAATAACAATAGGAACAGCGCAAGTTACACTGTTCCGTAAGGCATAGAACTAAGTTCATGTTCGAATATCGCCCGGCTCGTAGGTAGTAACCATGCTGACTATCAAGTTGCAAGGACCGTCAGGATCTACGCAAAGTCGTACGTTGCAGTCAGGGCTTGCAGGACCATTGGG
Protein-coding regions in this window:
- a CDS encoding alpha/beta hydrolase, with amino-acid sequence MNYLIVPGLNNSGPKHWQTFWAKSLPNATRVEQRCWDNPEKGEWVETLDKAVRALKGDTILIPHSLGVCTTVNWLLKAASCGGVPAHVKGAFLVSPSDVDNIDVIKSFAPMPLEKLPIPACVVASENDPFVTMERSLFFANAWGVKVYNAGALGHINSDSDLREWEQGRGFLAEFESSL
- a CDS encoding GTP-binding protein gives rise to the protein MKKSVPITLLTGYLGAGKTTLLNFVLNNQQGYHVAVIVNDIGEVNIDQTLIEKGGNITKEDSGKVVPLSNGCICCSLKTDLLEQIAELLEMNKFDYILIEASGICEPIPIAQTICMAGAQLQSRDGRPLPCHLDNIVSVVDVARLADEFAGGQKLLDKDLEEEDIANLLIQQIEFCNTIVMNKVDSLSKTDLEHVKAVVRALQPDAKMIETNYGKVEMKDILDTKQFDFEKVGNSAAWAKELMKETSPEDDDDDHDEHEHHHHDHDDDDHDEHEHHHHDHDDDDHDEHEHHHDHEHEHEDHSHCDHEHGVCHCGHHHDKDHPHGDEYGIGTFVYERRRPLIRERFEVLLDDYPTSIIRTKGLVWFEDERDNSYLFEQAGKQASAQNFGPWFASESEAEQKRILRENPDLLKVWDEKYGDRIIRLVFIGQHMDKGKIIAAMDSCLGE
- a CDS encoding radical SAM protein yields the protein MNLVLCLTEQCNLRCSYCYYKDTQSARHNVMDDKTLEQAIRVGLERSLFFRQTYLNITFFGGEPLLRKDAIFKGVNIAKAFLAESMDKGEAPSNFKLNFAVNTNGTLFDDSFFDFCEREHFRIYLSLDGPEHHHDIARRTINGCGSFKEIKKNIPRFVKLGAVALSTVTRAHIETLADSVKWLHEQGFRSLTTSVDFDGKWTGEDFDRLALQYQKMALYWKKCRDKGDKMFLGTIQDKIKLYLTNLRYRQYSCHVYNGAIGVATNGNMFPCTRFITSNNNPPYLQGNVFTGFNEDACEQIRLFLDNDKKECEGCDIRYRCCAHECACTSFYSTGSIEGVSPEVCTHERMLTEITDKLIIK